The genomic segment GTTGTATAAATGCCTTTTATAAATGCCCTCAGAATAAATCACAGTTTTTTGGCAAGTTCATTGTAgtctcttgttttttctttattcttttttcaaACAGATATTGCAGGAGGAGCTGAAGCAAGCCAACCGTCTGGCAGACATGTACAGGGAGCAGTGCATTACTTTTGAAACAGAACTGTCCCAAATCAGAGAGGAAGGGGATGTGGGCAGGGAAATATTCAAGGTACACCAGTTTGATTGATGGTTTAGTCTGTACAAGCCTTATACACATCTCTGATTAAATGGTATCTGATATTGATGGCAATCACCAAGTTTCTTTTTACTGATACCTTGCTTCTGTGTGCAGGAGCGTTCAGAGAAAATGGCCAAGCGCCTCCAGCTGATGACTCAGCGTTATGAGGCATTGGAGAAGAGGAGGGTGATGGAGGTGGAGGGCTTCAAGGCGGACCTTAAACTCCTCAGACAGAAACTCAAAGATGTAGAAAAACAGCTTCTGAAGGTAAAAAGATCCAAACTGTGTGACCAATTGATTTTTGTTAGAAAGTTATTTTTTGATCTCAGCATGCCTGTGCTTGTTTTTACATATTATAAGCACTGTGaattactttaattttaatGCAAAACAAAGTTAAGCAAAACTTTCACTCGTCTTCCTTCAATTTTTCCACCTTGCTCATGTCCAAAATCACATTTTACTAAGTATTGACTGGGAGATTCTCTTTTCATCAGGTTACCTTGAATGTGGGGCCCAACCAGGACTTAGCCATCCTTCATGAAGTACGACAAACCAATGCCAGGACCAAAAAGGTTCAGGGCGAGCTGATGGCTCTGAAGGCAAAAATCTATGGACTTGAAAATGAGCTAAGATACAGCTGAGGATAATGCTCTGATATTTTCTGTAATGTGTAGCTGTGTTTATCTGTTATGGTTGCttattctgctgtttttattttagaaaacTAGACTAAATGTTATTGATATTTTGTGCTTTGGACCAATAAAAATCGTTGACCGTTATTTTAAATCAGTGTGCAATCAgttctttatatttaatttaaaaagatgcagctttgaatttttttttactgtgacaaCCAAAtggttgtcatttttattttttaaattgggcaattttttatttaattttcatatACAGATGAATGTTGGATGTCATGGGATCATGGAACAGACGTTCATGTTCCACATCAAATGTGTAACCTTTATTCAAAACAAGTACATACTATTCAAAGTTTACTgaatatacatttatttttacttttaaaatcatgtatttttaaaaatatgacatATAAGAATTTATGCTTATTAATGTGttacatactgtataaccatttcaataaggagagatcaGTAGAAAGAGTGAAGATGATGTATTGATGAACAGAATATAGACGGTTAGACACCGATGGCCTGTCTCAGCGGAATGGACCCTGGCTGTGAAAGGGATTAGAGCAGGACCCCCTGGAGCCGAGATGAAGGTGGCTTGAATGGAGTTTGAGTGATGAAaggtggaggtgggttgcacaaAGGCGTAAAGGAGAATGACAGTAACCTAACTGAAGTAGgtaaaaattaaacaaagcTTGCTACTGGTTATCATAACTCAGATAAAATTAAGTAAAGTTTCTGTAAAACTAAATGCAAATAATCaagaaaaaatatgtaaaaaaaaaaaaaagaattattcGTATATTCGTTTTGTTTTATACAACTATACATCAAATGTGTCAGAAATGAGGAAAATTAGAGGGGGGAAATGCAAACATGCAAATCATAAAATGTAATCTTTTggggtctttttttaaaaggtaaTATAGTTTAGTATCTTTGCCATGGAATTTACAGTCATATATACATGAAATtgaaactaataaataaataataatattagtaTTATGTTCAGGTACAGAGCTTATTGAGTTTCAAAGTTAGTAAGTTAGAAAGTGACTTTCATTTCTACAAAAATGATAAACGTGTCGGTTTCCGTTGTTGACGTAATATTGGACCTGGAAGTTCAACGGTTTGCTTCTTTGCGCATGCGTCCTCACAGCTATGACAAATTGTACCGCTCCTCGGTACAATATACAACCGTATATTACAGTATGAGGAGAGAGCGCAGAGTATGGTATTGACTTAGACTGATGAAAATATCATGACCCGGTTCTTCAGCGGTCACATTTGCTAAGTTAGCCGTAACCGTTGGCGCAGCTAAAGCTAGCTCGGTCGTGTCTGTTGTTGCCCTTTCCACTAAAGTGCCTGAAACAATGCAGAGAGTGAGATATTTAAAGACTGGCTGGCAGCTGCTGAAATCAAGCTACGAGGGAGCAGCAAAGCAAGCGAACACCCAGTCTTCGGCCTCAAGATGTTATAGCCATGTAAGTCAACGCTTTGTACAACTGTATTAACGAGAGTGGAGACGGGAGTGCTGATTGCACTGACTCCCCTGACGATTGGCCGGTGGCGCTCCATCCCATTTCAGTGCTACCTGTCAAAGAAATGTATCCTGACAGAAGAGTATTCAATCTCAAGTTATCCAATTTTTTTGAACATTTTCTGCTCAGCCACCTTTGACTTAAATATAAATGTTCTAATCTAAAGTTTGGACATATCCGGTGATTTCTGTGAAGTTTTAGTCTCTTTTCTAGATTTTTGTTAAAGCTCATTCACCCACTTTCAAGTCTTTCTCCACACTTTGAAGTCGCAGACCATGTTTGAACACAACTTCACATTTGTCTCATGTGTCTGGGTATTGGCTAACTaaaatatggagaaaaaaagtcaaGCAGTCCTGCAGAGTGCCATATTTGAAAACAGCtaataaaaaaatcactttgGGAAAGACAACGACTCACAATTTCTGAATGATGTAGTTGTATTTTACAAGAAGAAGCACTCAGAGCGCAAACCTCCACCAAGGCTACCCACTATTAGGGGAAGtattacattttgtatgtatgaatgttgttttctttgttgttttttttaaaaaaaaaaaaagtagtttaagaagtttgtagtgcagtaaaaatctaaaaattagGTAAAGGTAGGATGACAGATGTTTACTTTGATTATACAAATATTATGTAGGAGtgggtaatggataataggtactGATTTGCAGCTCTTTTTTCTTGATAATACTTTCTTTAACGATATAATACATTTTGGAGTCAACTCCACAAAGAAAGcttgaggtcagaggtcaaatataACATCATTTGGATGCAGACTATATTGTTTTTAGTCCCCATATATCAATATCATTTCCTAAATGTTGCCAATACAAACAATGGCAGTAGGATTCTAAACATAATTTTGAAGATAAAAGAATGAATGTTTGATGTTGtttgaccttgaaggagaggtcagaggacaAATGTgccacattttacatttttataaagtATTTTTTATATGTTTACAGTGCACAGCAAACTTGTAAGGGACTTATCAGGACTGCATggatgtttttcatatttttgttagTCAAACACAGATCCCCATTAAATTTTATGGTAAGAAATGTCAGTGAAAGTACTTTAAACTTTGAGATATTTATATTTGAATATTTCCTTAAATTTCAGTGTGTGAAATAAGCGAGTGGATGGGGCTCTTTCTTAAACAATATCTAGGAAACTGTTTAATATAAGAAACTAAAATCTCAGAGCAATTATTATGAATATGTAGAAATTTAGGAGATGGTGGAGCAAAAGGCCAGAGACTGGATGACCCAGTAGGAGAGCATGCTGAGGCTACTCACTGCACACATTGATCATTGTATTGAAATTATACTATCTATTCATCAGTGTTCAATCACAGACTTTAATAAAACTATGCTGCATAGCTCATAGAAGCTGCAGTGGGATCAAAGTCTCATTCAGTTCAGTGTGCCTGCAGCGATGAGCTCTCAAAGACTGCTCAGAATGCAGTATCAGTTAATGAGTAACCTTATGTTGTCATATTACACATGTCCCCACTCTGTCGCCTGTTCCCTCCTCAGGCGAGCAGCTCCTTCGGGCTCCTCTTTGACATTGACGGGGTGCTGGTGAGAGGCAAGACTCCGATCCCTGCAGCCAAGCAGTGCTTCAAAAACCTGGTGGACCGCAGTGGAAAATACAAGGTCCCTGTGGTGTTTGTCACTAATGCTGGGAACTGCATGAGGCAGACAAAAGCGGAACATCTGTCACATCTGCTTGAGGTGGAGGTAAATTGAGCGCCTTTTAAAACATTATCAGTTTGCTTTGTCTcgtgtattttgtttttaatattctttGATATCAGCCATTTACTCTAGACTCGCTTTATCTCAGGTGTCTCCAGACCAGGTGATGCTATCCCATAGTCCTTTGCGAATGTTTACCCAGTTCCACAAAATGCGTGTGCTGGTCTCCGGACAGGGTCCAGTAGAGGAAGTCGCTCATAAGTATCCTGCAATAACTCGTGTAATCTGGTGCCTGCACTCTGGATGTTGACCTTTAAAGCTGAATGTTATGTTTATTCACTTGTTTTTCTCCATGCTCCACTTTGTTATCAGTGTTTAATCGTTTCACCCTTTGTTCCCTTTACTGCTTGACAGTCTCTGCGAAGCCCttatacagatttttttttgggggggggttaatTCAAGTCAAATATTGTTAtttgaaatataaagaaatgcaaTAAATTAAACATTGGAAAACATGTTACAAAACAACACCAAATACTCAAAACACTGTTAAGATTTTCTGCATATTTCCATCTTGTAATTCCTGCTCAACCGGTTTGACTTTAACTCACCAAACCTCAGCCTGGGCTTTCAGGATGTTGTTACTATAGATGTGCTCAGAGAAGCGTACCCAGTCCTAGATGTTGTGGATCACAATAGAAGACCCAAAGATGTTGTAAGTAATACTATTTAATCAATTTATGTTCAGTTCAGTTACACGTCTTGCCAACTTTGCACAATGTCCTGCAGGTCCCGCCCACTAAAGGTTTACGGCCAATAGATGGTATGTTTCCTTTGCACAGTCATTACATAACCCCTGAGAATTAATGATTTTCTGGTAATGTGGCCTaattatatgtttttatttttatttggtcctacagctgttgttttatttggtgAGCCTATTAGATGGGAGACCAACCTCCAGCTTATTGTTGATGTGCTCCTAACTGGTGGGAACCCAGGCAGCACTTGGAGTTCAGCGCATTATCCTCACATCCCCGTCCTGGCGTGTAACATGGACCTGCTGTGGATGGCAGAGGCCTGGAATCCCCGGTACACATCAACACTACAGTCTGAAATATTACAACCTTCAAATTTGACAGTGTTCTTGGTATACGGTGCCATGGAAAAGCATTTGGCCTTTTCCTGATTTCTTAGATTTTGTCACACATAGTCACATATACatgtagtttttaaatttagtttctTAGGGGGGGGGAAGCTATCAAAACCTACCtgaccctgtgtgaaaaagtgactGATCTCTCATTAAACCATGAATTAAttgtgattaaccacatttgAGAGCTGAGCTCAGCTTCACCAGCCACAGTGGCCTGATTACTGAGAAACCTGTTGAATAAAGAAACTCCTTAAATAGAActtgtctgacaaagtgaagtagggaaaattattcaaaaaagcaacacatcatgccGCACTCTGAAGAAACCACTAAGAAACATTGACATTAGTCGTTGACATTATCAGTCTAGAAAGGGGTACAAAGGCGAATCACAGTAAAAGCTATGAGAAAAAACGTGGAACATAGGTGAGCCTTCCCAAGAGTGCCCGGCCTACCAAAATTATCCCAGGAGTGCATCACctatccaggaggtcacaaaagaacccagaacaacatctaaaggacgtccagcaggacaatgatccaaaacaccagCAAGTAAcggctaaaaacaaaacaaaacaaaataaaggttATGGAGTGGTCTATTCAAAGTCCAGACCAGAGACACTTTGGCATCTGAACTTAAACGGGCAGAAAACCCTCTGATGTGCctgaattaaaaacaattatttaaaGAGGAGTGGGACAGAGCTCCTCCACAAATGCTTGCTTCCCAATTGTGTCACAACCAGTTTTTAGATTCAGTTTTTCCACACTGGACCAAGTTGGTTTTGATAGCTTTTCCCTTAATAgatgaaataatttaaaaactgcattttgtatttactcaggttatgtccaacattaaaatgagtttgatCTGAAACGTTAAAGTCAGATCAAACTTTTGCACTAtgacaaatgtgcaaaaaactaagaaagggaacaaaacaaaaactttttcaCAACACTGTATTTAATGTTCCTTGCATCACAGGTTTGGTCATGGTATGTTCCTGGTGTGCTTAGAGTCTCTGTACAAGAAGGTCACAGGATATGAACTCAAGTACGAGGCTCTGATTGGGAAGCCCAGTGTGGTGACTTATAACTACGCTGAGCTGCTGATTAGACAACAGGCTGAAAGACTTGGCTGGACCACGCCTGTGAAGAGGGTGTATGCTATAGGGTGGGTTTCTCAGTCTACATTTCACACTTAGAAATTCGgttcaaaaaataatattaactgaatcccgctttttttttttttttgcagcgaTAACCCCATGGCCGACATATATGGCGCCAACCTCTACAATCGCTACCTCCAGTCTTCTCGTCGCACCAAGGCACAGATGCAGGCTCAGAGTGCTGGTGGAAGTGTAGATCCCTCAGCTGTTGATGACACCCCTAAAATGACATCAGCAGAACTAGGTGGAGCTTCAGGTGTGGCAGAAAGAGATCTGCCCGAGGGATGTAGCTCAATCCTGGTGTGCACAGGAGTGTACAGCAAAGACCAACAGGAGCTGCTCTCAGACCCAACGCAAACGGTCACAGAACAACGCATCTTCCACGGTCACAGAGACTTCCGCTTCGATCCCAGCCTCACTCAACCGTCCTTCATGGTGCATGATGTAAAGGAGGCGGTTGAGTTGGTATTTAAGCAGGAAGGCTGGCCTCTACAGTAGGGGTCCTAGGTTCTGTCTCCATCTCATAGTCTGATCTTTCACCATTAGCAACAGGTTATCAAACCATTCCCTTGATTATTACAGGGGAGAAGTAGCTGTTACTGTGTTATAACGTGCCATAGAGTCAGCTGTGAAAAGCAATAATATGCCGTTTTAACACCGAATACATAGAAGCTGCATTTTAAATCAGTCATCCATAATAGTACATCAGACCATGctgaattctttaaaaaaaagtttaagttTTCAATAATAGACATCACTGTTTCTGAGTCAAGGAATTAAATGGACTATCTGTCCTGTCAccttttatataaaaataaaacgaatTTAAAATTCAGGTTTTTGAGTACATacattaagttgttgaattacACATTTTAGTACTTTGTGTCTTTATACAGCTCTTTCTGAATCAGTCTAAACTTGTTGGAAAGATGTAACTGTGGAGGAATTCCAACTGAAATCCACCCATGAGCTTATCAATACTTTAGTTTTGTGGCAGTACCACTTCAGGCATTTGcacagtcaaaaaaaaaaaaaaatacaccccTATAGGCCCTAATTTGTTTTTACTGCTGTCATATTTTacctaattattttttttaaacatgaatgTATAAGCTCTGTTTAAGTTGCCAGCTATGAGTGTATTACATCATTTTTgacttcagccagcagcatgtcaaattttattttgaaaataagtagTCTTATTTTCTGAAGTTGGTGGAATTTAACAGTAGGGGTTTTCACATAATGAATAGTGAATATCTGTTAGAAGACTGCAGTTAGAGCGCCActgaaaatacagtttttacatTTGTAACTGGTTTAACAATGTGTGATTTGAATTGTACTTCAAAAGCCATATGATATGAAAGAACCTTTAAAAAAAgggattaaaaacacaaacgGTTACATGTGAAACTCTAGTGTTtactgtgctgcagtctgtGTACAGAGTCCTCTGGCAGAGGAGtggtttgtcatcacattcattatCATCAGAATAATATtacatgttaaatattaaaaagtcaaaacatACAAAACCAATATTCACACACACGTTGCAGCACACAGTTTCTCTTTAAATAACATCCATTCTCTGGTAGAGAAACAGGTAAATTGAGTATTCAGGCCTCCATTCCC from the Oreochromis niloticus isolate F11D_XX linkage group LG7, O_niloticus_UMD_NMBU, whole genome shotgun sequence genome contains:
- the hdhd5 gene encoding haloacid dehalogenase-like hydrolase domain-containing 5, which codes for MQRVRYLKTGWQLLKSSYEGAAKQANTQSSASRCYSHASSSFGLLFDIDGVLVRGKTPIPAAKQCFKNLVDRSGKYKVPVVFVTNAGNCMRQTKAEHLSHLLEVEVSPDQVMLSHSPLRMFTQFHKMRVLVSGQGPVEEVAHNLGFQDVVTIDVLREAYPVLDVVDHNRRPKDVVPPTKGLRPIDAVVLFGEPIRWETNLQLIVDVLLTGGNPGSTWSSAHYPHIPVLACNMDLLWMAEAWNPRFGHGMFLVCLESLYKKVTGYELKYEALIGKPSVVTYNYAELLIRQQAERLGWTTPVKRVYAIGDNPMADIYGANLYNRYLQSSRRTKAQMQAQSAGGSVDPSAVDDTPKMTSAELGGASGVAERDLPEGCSSILVCTGVYSKDQQELLSDPTQTVTEQRIFHGHRDFRFDPSLTQPSFMVHDVKEAVELVFKQEGWPLQ